The Novipirellula aureliae genome segment CGTGGTTCGCTATATCCAACACCCGCTGCAAGAGGCGATCCAGAAATTCAACGCCGAACGGGACCTGACCAGTCTAGGCTACACCGATTTGGATGCACCCGAAATCCAACCGCTTCGTCAATTTTTGATGAACAGCGCCCTGATTTGGGAATTGGTCTACGAAATTCCTGACGAACTTCAAACGCTGGATCCAGATGCATTAATTCCTGCCACACCCGACGACGAGGACGCAAACGCAGACTCCCCGGTGATTGTGGTCCAGCCCCATCAGATGAAAGATCTGATTAGCCGCCTGCCCGACCCGTCTGATTTGAAACCTAAGATTCAACTGCGGCAAAACAAAGCTAGCGCCAGCACGCTAAAAGTGGAAGAGTCGTTTATGATTTGGGTGAAAGCGGGATTGATCGTGGGAGCGGTGTTGGCGTCTCCGATGATCCTGTACCACCTTTGGAGCTTTGTGGCGGCGGGACTTCACAGCCATGAAAGACGCTACTTTTACATGTATTTACCGATTAGCGTCCTGCTCTTTTCAAGCGGCGTTATTCTGGCGTTCTTTCTAGTCCTCAACTACGTCCTTTCCTTCCTACTGAAGTTTAACGGCAGTATGGATGTCGCCGTCGAACCGCGACTTACGTATTACGTCAATTTCGTTCTCATGCTACCGCTCGGTTTTGGAATCGCTTTCCAACTGCCGCTGGTGATGCTATTTCTACAACGGATCGGCCTGTTCGAAACCGAGGCATATATTGGTAGTTGGCGAGTCGCAACCGTAGTGATTTTCGTCGTCTCGATGATTGCGACACCGGCAGATGTTACCAGCATGGTCGCACTCGCCGTTCCGTTGATGTTTTTATACTTCCTGGGAATCTTGATGTGCAAGTTCATCCCGCGCGGACGCGGCCTGGGGAACGATGCATACGACCCGGTCTAAAGCGTGTTAGCGGCTTGAATCGCAACAAGGCTCCTGCCTCGTTACGGGATGCCTGAAGATCGCTGCCTCGTTATGGTGGCAGCTGCTGAAAGGGTATCGACGAACCTCGTGATTTGGCACAGCTTGATTTTAGGCTTGGCAGGAGAGTGGCTGGGGTATCTTGCCCCCATAAGGGCGTGAGTTTTTTTGCAGAGCTTGTCAAGAGTTCGGCGGCGGTCGAGCAGACGTCCCAATGCCGACAGTCTTGGCGACGTTCGCTACGAACAGGCCTACGGTTGATTCACTCGGTCGGTGATCCGATCCATGAACAACTTGGCATGGTCAAGGATGGATTCGTAGGACAACGACTCGACGTCTTCGCCAATCAGCTCAATTTCGTAGGGGCCGTCGTACTCTTGTTCACGAAGCGTATCAAGTATCGTTCGAATCGGGACACAACCATCGCCGAGTAAACAACGGTTCATTTCTCCCAGCGGCGAATGACGTGCATCCCCTAATTGAACCAAATGCAAGTGCGGAACGACATCGGGAAGCCAGCGCACGACTTCTTCATCCATGCCGACATGGTAGGTATCGAGTACCAAGCCGAGCGAAGGACTGTCGACGGTTTCAATAATATCAAGTGTCGATTGCAGATCGTTAACGAACGACCATTCGTCGCCACATCCAGGGTGAATCGGTTCGAGAGACAAACGGACGCCAAACTCTTCGGCCACCTCGACGATCTCGCGAAGGGCGTCGCAGAGCGTGCGGCGAGCATGGTTTCGAATATGGTTGTTCTGGCCACCCGCCAGTACCACTAACGTTCCTGCTTGCAAATTGGCGGCGTCACGAACGGCGTTGATCGCATCGGCCACGGCGTCTGAAAACCCCCGTCCGTCGCTGCCGGTGAATCCGCCTACCCATGATAAAGAAGTAACCGCTAACGCCGTTTCGGCCAGCAGTTCGATCGTCCGATCCAGCCCAAAATCCTCTAGTTTGGGACGATAGATTCCTATGCCGGTGAAGCCGCGGGACGCATACGCGTGGGCATCTTCGGCAAAGCTCCATCGCAGTGTCGACAATTGGTTAATCGCAAGCATATTAATCCGTGAGTTCTACGTTGTCGCCTTCCGTGTTCGCGTTTCAGCAGTATGCAAAGCTTAACGGATTTTGTAAAGATCATCCTGAACGTTCAAGCAAAGATCGATACAAAGACCGATAACGGTCGACCATCGTTAGAATCGAAAAGTCGTTTCGAACACGCGTCTGATTTTGAAGGCCAATTTCGTCGCTCAATTGGGGATTGGTCAAGAACCGCTCGGCTGCGAAGGCCATCGCTTCGGAATCATGGGGTGCAAAAAGTTGCATTTCCGCTTGATGAGAAAGCAACTCGCCACTTCCTTCGACTCGGCTGCTAACGACGGGACGACCGGCTGCCATCATTTCGAGAACAACATTGGGCATTCCTTCAAAATGACTTGGTAAAATTAGCACACGGGCGGCTTTCATGAGCGGGGCAATATCACGCTGGTACGGCAACCGTTTCACTCGCCGTCCGCCTTGCAGGTCAATCCATCGATCGATTTTCTTTGCAAGTGGACCATCGCCGACAAGCAGCACTCGACGCTTGCTTCCCGCCGGTGCTAGTCGATCAATCTGCTGCTGAATCAACTCCAGTCCCTTTTGAGGATGCATGCGTCCGACGAACAGACTCACAATGCTATCGTCGGGCCAACCGATCGACGACCAGGGAAAAGACAGAGCCGTTGAAAAGCGAGTGGTGTTTACGGCATTCGGAATCACGATGGTTTGTTCAGCACCCGAAGCCAAATACTTCATTGCAAACTGCTTCACTTCGTCACTGACGCAAACCACTTTCCGCATCTGCTTGACGCAGCGCCGCTCCATCCGATAGCGGATCGGATTGACTTCGGCCACTCGAAGCCCACCGACTCTTGTAGCAATGCCCGCCTCTTTCGCTGCCAGTGTTCCGAGCACATTCGCGTGAAACAAAAAGGTTTGCACGATGGTCGGCGCGAACAGACGAAGTGCATCGCGAAGTTGCTTGCGAGCCTTCGCGAATTGCCAAACCGAACCAGCCCCCAAGTACTCTGGTGCAATCCCATGTTCGGCCATCCGGTCGACTAAAACGCCATGCTGATCTTCCGGTCGCGGGCCGATCGAAAAGACGCGCACATCATCATCCGATTGAGTCATCCCAATCGCCAATTCGGTCAAGCACCGTTCGGCCCCGCCAGGATTCAGTTCGGTAATGACAAACGCGATTCGCAAATGACTTGATTCCTGATAACCCCTACACAATCAAACGGGCAGCAACGACCACAGCAGCGGTTTCGACACGAAAAACAAGTTTCCCGAGTGAGACAGTATGGAATCCATTTTCGACCGCCAACTCGACTTCGGCTTCGGCCCAGCCACCTTCAGGCCCAATCGCCACCAACACCGACGTAGCATCCGATTGTCGCTCAAGCGGTTCGGCTTGACCAGTATGGGCAAGCAAACGCCGACATGATTCCGTTGCCTCCGACTCGAGTAGCGTTTCCATTTTGGTAACGGGATCGATGACCATCAATTCATTGCGGCCGCATTGTTTGCACGATTCAATCATGATGCGAGACAACTTATCGAGTAACGCCGGTGAAGGTGGCCGCTGAGTGTGCCGCGTTACAATCGGTATAACTTTGCGGACTCCTATTTCCGTCAAACGTTCGATCAATTCTTTACAGCGTTCGGGTTTGGGCAGTGAGATAGCTAGATCGAGTGAAGTGGCTGGCTCTCGAATGACTCGCTTAGGCACAAAAGCCTCACACCAACATTCATTTCGTGACACCGCTGAGATTGTCGCCTCCGCCTCGTGGCCACGACCGTCAAACAGCGTGATCGACTCGCCCACCTTGACTCGCATGACTCGCGTCGCGTGCTGCGACTCCGAATCGTCAAGCTTGATTTCGCCACCCAACGGCGGCAGATTAGGACAGTAATAACGACGAGTCATCTTGGAATATCAAAACAATGAAGAATGAAGTGTGACCATTGGGTTCACCCCTTTAGAAAACAGCAAACCGAGGACGATGATACTTTCTAGGCACGACACAACAAGTGCAAAGCGATTTTTGGGTAGCGTAAAATCGTCAAGAGCTTCGAATCGGATCTCGCTTCACCGAAATACTTGACGACTTCCTCGACGCATCTTCCCGCTAACGAATGAAATGTCGAGCACTCGTGCCGCTGGGCATCTTGAATCCTGTACGCAAAAGAAGTAGCAAGTACCGTTGAATGAGGCAGAACGATATTGGAAGCTTTCCGCGGATCCGTTTTCGCCCGATGTTGAAAACTGGTTCTTTGTGGGGTCTCCGCAACGGGCCGCTCTCGCGCAGTTTGGTTTACGGGTCCCCAAGAAACCACCTGTGATTTCGCTAGTCGCGTCGCCAGCGAATGGGACGACGACGCTGCTGAAACATCTTTCTCTGTTTCGTGGAGTGGGCAATACAGCCACCCAATTTGCATTCCTAGGCAAACGCGAAGTAGCGATCCTCCATGATCGGGTGATTCAGCAAGAAGGCGTTCTCTCGAACCTCAAGTCGCTTGCCAATCGTGGCGTTCACTCGATATGGATGAGTGACTGCTACCATGCATGCCTACTGCGGCTAATGCAGAAACTAAAGAATGTTTCTGCATTGACCTTTCTTATTGCGATGAGTCCCGACGATTTTCTCCGCAGCGAAATGCATCTGGGGACGCTTCCTCCAAAAATCGAGCTTCAACCGATGCCGCTCGATGACACTCGCCAATTCATCTTGCAATCAATGCGCCGCGTCGATGGCGATGCAAGTATCTTTGCAGAATCAGCGATCGAACGGCTGCATCGGGTTACAGGGGGACGCATCGGAGAGATCGCATGCCTTGCGAATCGCGCCCTGACGCTAGCAGCCCAAGAGCACTCGCTTAAAATCACGGCTCACACCATCGAGTATTTGACTCGGTTTTACAAACGTCGATCTGCATAATAACCAGTACACTTGTTCCCAGTCTCTCGCCTGGGAATGCAACCATTGGGGACTTCTAACTTCCCTGTACGGCTCGAGAAAGCAAGGGCCTCTTACCGGCCCGCTGTTAGGCTAAACCATTTAACGGGCGGTATTGATCGCATCGACTTGGGGGACGGTTCCGCTTCATGGCGATTTTCTTGGGAAGCGACCCCTTGAACACGATCATCGCGACCGCGACCAATAGGATCATGGCGATCATGAACCAAGCAAAAATGGTTGCTGCGTCAACCGTGGGTTTTTAACCTTTGCATCCGCTTGTGGGTTCAGGGAAGAGTCCGGCAACGAGCGGACTTCATGAGGAACGGTTTCCTTCATGCGGAACCCATTCACCTCTCGACCGAAAAGCGATGGATTGTCGTTTCTTTGTACACTTCGCCCGGCTTCAGTAGCGTACTTGGAAAGCTGTCAACGTTGGGAGTATTTGGATATCGCTGCGTTTCGAGACAAAATGCTTCGTGTCCACCAACACCATTGGATCGCCCGTCGCCAGGCAGAAAGTTTGCTGTATAGAGCTGCATGCCGGGTTGAGTGGTTTCAATTTCGAGGACTCGGCCCGATTGTGGATCGACAACCCGAGCCGCTTGGCGAAGTTGTCCCGCTTCGCCCCGAACGACATAGCAATCATCATAACCGCTATTGGCACTGACTTGGTCGATGCGGGCACCGAGTGCCGTCGGTGTCGCAAAATCCCATGCCGTGCCTTCAATATCCGTGAGTTCCCCCGTCGGAATACAGTCTTTGTCGGTCTTCAAAATTTGGTCCGCGCAAATCTCTGCGACATGATGAAGCGCCGTACCGCTCAAAGCTCCCGCCAGATTCCAATAAGAATGATTGGTTAAGTTTATGTGTGTTGCCGCGTCCGTCGTTGCGGAATAAACAATCGCTAATTCGTTCTGATCGTTCCAGTTGTAATCCGCTGTAACCGAAACGTTGCCGGGATAGCCTTCTTCGCCATCAGGACTAGTGATGGTGAAGCGGACTCCAACCGTTCCGTTCTCCTGATACGGTTCGGAATCCCAACGCTGGTACGTCAAGCCTTTGTTGCCACCATGCAGGTGATGATCGCCATGATTCTGAGTCAATGAGTATTTCTTGCCTCCGATCTCGAACGAGGCGTTGCCGATCCGATTGCAAAACCGTCCAACCGTCGCCCCCAAATAGGGGTGCTCATCGAGGTAGGGTTGCAGATTAGTAAACGAGACATTCACATTGTCTCGGTTGCCTTTCGCATCGGGGACAATCACGTCAAGAAGCGTCGCTCCCCAATTCATCAAATACACCTCGTTGCCGTGAGAATTAACGAGGCAAAAACGAGAGATTTCGAGTCCGGCGTCTGTCGCCCCAAAAATGTCGGTGTTGATTTTCATCAGAGTTGGCTCTTTCGTTACAATGGGCGCCGAACGTAAATTCCCTTTTCAAGAACAACTTCAGCGGGATAAAGATGAGAAAAGAGCATCATACCTCGAGACGACTTTGCCGGAAATCAGGCGTCAAGATCACTGCCGCTGGGATCACTGCCACTGGGATCGTTGCTGCAGCGACCGTTGCTGCTAGGATCGCTACTGCTAGGATCGCTACTGCTGGGATCACTGCTGCTAGGATCACTGCTGCTAGGATCACTGCCGCTAGGATCACTGCCGCTGGGATCGTTGCTGCAGCGATCGTTGCTGCAGCGATCGCTACTGCTCCGGAAGCAACGCAAGCCGAGGACCTGCGAGTGGTTCAAGAACAGGCGACCGAAACGTTCGACCAGCCGAGGGTTCGCTTCGCCACGTTCAACGTTTCGCTCTACGGCAAGCGGGCGGGCGAAGTCGAGGAGCGACTCAAAACGGGGAACGACCGACAGGCAAACCAATTGGCAAAGATCATCCAATCCGTTCGGCCTGATGTGTTGCTGATTAACGAAATCGACTATGACGAAGACGGCAAACTGCTAGATCGGTTTGCCGATCAATACTTGGCGGTTGCAAATCAAAACTTGGAACCGATTGAATATCGTTATCGCTACAGCGTACCGACCAACACGGGATTGTCGTCGGATCACGATATCGATGGTGATGCAAAAATCAATCTACCCAATGATGCGTGGGGTTTTGGCTTGTACGAGGGGCAGTACGCAATGGCGGTGCTCAGTCGTTACGAGATCGACAGAGACTCCATCCGGTCGTTCCAAAAGTTTCGCTGGTCCGAAATGCCAGCGGCGATGAAACCGGTCGATCCGAAAACAGGCGAAAACCACTACAGCGACCGCGTCTGGAACTTACTTCGCCTGTCGAGCAAGAATCATGTCGACGTGCCAATCCGCATCGGCGACCACACGATTCATTTGCTGGCATCGCATCCGACGCCACCCGTCTTTGACGGCGCCGAAGATCGAAATGGATGCCGCAACCACGACGAGATCCGTTTCTGGTCCGATTACGTTGACAAAACCACGCCAGACTACCACGTCGATGACGTTGGCAAACAAGGGGGGCTGTCAAGCGATCAATCGTTCGTGATCGCTGGGGACCTCAACTCGGACCCTCAGCAAGGTGACAGTCGTCAAAGTGGGATCACTCGCCTGCTTGGACTTTCAACGCTGACCGATCCGGAACCGAAGCAGGGGATGTTCGACCGTGACGGACGGTTCGCTGAAACGCAGCCGCCCGCTTCGACGACGGCTGCGTTTGGAAAGAATGGTGGCATGCGAGTCGACTATGTTTTGCCAAGTCGATCGCTGCGGGTGGTCGATAGCGGAGTGTTTTGGCCCGCGTCGACCAGCGGAGCAGCAAGTTGGCTCTCCGCGTCAGACCATCGCTTGGTCTGGATCGATGTATTGATGCCGTAGAGCAGAAAAACGTGAATCGAAAAAAAAACGACCCGGTCAGGGAAATCCCCGACCGGGTCGTTTCGGTCACGTCTGATAAGGTTATCAGTGTGCTACCTTGTAAGCCTATTTCAGCGAACGTAGCTTGCACTGGCCTGAATGACGCGACGCTTGGTTGTCAAGCTTGCACTTGGGTCAACCACTGGTGCGGGTGGCATGGGAGCCGAGTATTCGACAGGTGCCGATGGCGAAGGAGCCGAGTATTGAGCAGGAGCTCCGCAGCCACAGCTGCTGCAGCCCGTTTCGCAGCCCGAATCACAACCCATGTCACAGCAGCTGCTACTCTTGCGAATGTTTCCGAACAACTTGCTCAGAAGGCCACAGCCTTTTGGTCCGCAAGCCGAATCGCAACCGGAGTCACAGCATGGCTCGTACGCTGGCTCGCAAGCTGGCACTTCGCAGCACGAGTCACAAGCGTTGCTGCTGCAAAGTTTTCCTTTGAAAAGCTTCGACAGCAAACCACCTCGTTTGACGCTTCCGCAGCAACCACTGTCGCAGGAAGAAACCTCACAACCACATTCGGGTTGGCAAGGAGCTTCGCAGCCACAGGTTGGTTCCACAGCACATCCACATGCAGGTGCTTCGCAGCCACACGTTGGCTCGAGGCATCCACCGAGTTTGTCTAGCAATCCGCAGCCTTTAGGACCACAAGGAGCTTCGCAGCCACAAGTAGGTTCGCAAACGGGTTCGGCACATCCACAAACCGGTGCTTCGCAGCCACACGTTGGCTCGAGGCATCCGCCGAGTTTGTCTAGCAATCCACAGCCTTTAGGACCACAAGGAGCTTCGCAGCCACAAGTGGGTTCACAGGCAACTTCACAAGGAGCTTCGCAGCCACAAGTAGGTTCGGCATAGCAGCCGGTATCACAACAGGCGTTCGAGCCACAGCCCTTAACGCCCAACATTCGGTCAAGTAGGTCGAACCCGAAACTTTGGGTACAGATCGAACTACCAAGGACCAAGGTTAAAGTTAGTATTGTCCGCTTCATTGGAGCCATTTCTCCCTAAATTGCAATTTATGCGGGAAGTTTGTAGCGATGTTTGAAAATTGAAATAGCGGTGCTTCATCGTTCAAGTCACCGATGAGATCCAGTCGCCGAACGAAGTCGCCGGCGAGCATACCTCAAAAGCTCTCGTCGACTTGCTCTAGCGGGTCGGGTGCGGACACCCGGCCCGCCGACTTCGTTCAGCATGTCGATCCTTTCTTGACTTCGTCGATTTTGGCGGATCCGTACAACTTCGCCGCCCATCAACACGTTCAAAGGCTCGCTTTTTCAATCCAATAAATCATCTGTTTTCTTCCGGCATCCAGTACCGGAAGCACATTTGGGTCATTCCGCTGCCAAATGTCACTTTGAGTGTTTCAAGGCGACGTTCCTTAGCGGGACAATAACGATATCGGCGGAGAACCGGTCAAGATTCACTGTTCCGAGCGATTTTCACACGTTTGGAAGGCTTTGACGACTAGAGAAGAATCTCCCAATCTTCTCGTTCAGCCAGTCGTGCCTGTTGTTCTGCTAGACTGTTGATTACAATCATCACAGGGTGCCAGCGAGAAGATGAAAACGCCTCTTCCGAGTACTGCTTGCTGACCACCCATTATCATACTGGCGTTTTCGACTGTTTCGGTAAACTCACCATCACTCGACCAAGATCACCGTCCATCTGTCTCTGTTGACGATCCTCCGAACGAGAACCTAGTGAAAACAACCATGAAATCCGTTTCCATACGACGAACTTTGGCAGCCATTTCGTTTGCCATCGTAATAGTAACGTTCTCCGGCCTGCTAGCTTCGCTAGCGTCTGCCCAAGACCAAAATCCTGCAGCCCAACAAACCAGCCATGCGGATTGGCCCTATTGGCGAGGTCCAGCGTTTGACGGCAGTGCAGACGCGACCGGCTTGCCCGAGGATTTTGACCCCCAAGGCGGTGACGGCAGTAACCTGATCTGGAAACGAGAAGATCTGGGCGGGATTTGCACGCCGATCGTCATGGATGGTCGTTTGTACACAATCCAGCGTGCGGATGAAGGAACGGCAACCGAAGCCGAACGCGTCGTTTGTCTCGATGCGGCAACGGGCGAAACGCTCTGGGAAAACCGCTACAATGTATGGCTTTCCGATGTTCCCGCCGAGCGAATCGGTTGGGCCAGTGTGGTGGGTGATGCCGAATCGGGCAACGTTTATGCCCTCGGTGCTTGTGGCCTCTTTCTCTGCATCGATGCGAAATCTGGCGAAACCGTCTGGAAAACGCCGCTACAGGAACAATACGGCCTGCTTAGCACCTACGGTGGGC includes the following:
- the tatC gene encoding twin-arginine translocase subunit TatC; amino-acid sequence: MTFGEHLEELRSSLVKAILWLAIGMAVGLLFANRVVRYIQHPLQEAIQKFNAERDLTSLGYTDLDAPEIQPLRQFLMNSALIWELVYEIPDELQTLDPDALIPATPDDEDANADSPVIVVQPHQMKDLISRLPDPSDLKPKIQLRQNKASASTLKVEESFMIWVKAGLIVGAVLASPMILYHLWSFVAAGLHSHERRYFYMYLPISVLLFSSGVILAFFLVLNYVLSFLLKFNGSMDVAVEPRLTYYVNFVLMLPLGFGIAFQLPLVMLFLQRIGLFETEAYIGSWRVATVVIFVVSMIATPADVTSMVALAVPLMFLYFLGILMCKFIPRGRGLGNDAYDPV
- a CDS encoding sugar phosphate isomerase/epimerase family protein gives rise to the protein MLAINQLSTLRWSFAEDAHAYASRGFTGIGIYRPKLEDFGLDRTIELLAETALAVTSLSWVGGFTGSDGRGFSDAVADAINAVRDAANLQAGTLVVLAGGQNNHIRNHARRTLCDALREIVEVAEEFGVRLSLEPIHPGCGDEWSFVNDLQSTLDIIETVDSPSLGLVLDTYHVGMDEEVVRWLPDVVPHLHLVQLGDARHSPLGEMNRCLLGDGCVPIRTILDTLREQEYDGPYEIELIGEDVESLSYESILDHAKLFMDRITDRVNQP
- a CDS encoding glycosyltransferase translates to MRIAFVITELNPGGAERCLTELAIGMTQSDDDVRVFSIGPRPEDQHGVLVDRMAEHGIAPEYLGAGSVWQFAKARKQLRDALRLFAPTIVQTFLFHANVLGTLAAKEAGIATRVGGLRVAEVNPIRYRMERRCVKQMRKVVCVSDEVKQFAMKYLASGAEQTIVIPNAVNTTRFSTALSFPWSSIGWPDDSIVSLFVGRMHPQKGLELIQQQIDRLAPAGSKRRVLLVGDGPLAKKIDRWIDLQGGRRVKRLPYQRDIAPLMKAARVLILPSHFEGMPNVVLEMMAAGRPVVSSRVEGSGELLSHQAEMQLFAPHDSEAMAFAAERFLTNPQLSDEIGLQNQTRVRNDFSILTMVDRYRSLYRSLLERSG
- a CDS encoding RsmE family RNA methyltransferase, with the protein product MTRRYYCPNLPPLGGEIKLDDSESQHATRVMRVKVGESITLFDGRGHEAEATISAVSRNECWCEAFVPKRVIREPATSLDLAISLPKPERCKELIERLTEIGVRKVIPIVTRHTQRPPSPALLDKLSRIMIESCKQCGRNELMVIDPVTKMETLLESEATESCRRLLAHTGQAEPLERQSDATSVLVAIGPEGGWAEAEVELAVENGFHTVSLGKLVFRVETAAVVVAARLIV
- a CDS encoding aldose epimerase family protein; this encodes MKINTDIFGATDAGLEISRFCLVNSHGNEVYLMNWGATLLDVIVPDAKGNRDNVNVSFTNLQPYLDEHPYLGATVGRFCNRIGNASFEIGGKKYSLTQNHGDHHLHGGNKGLTYQRWDSEPYQENGTVGVRFTITSPDGEEGYPGNVSVTADYNWNDQNELAIVYSATTDAATHINLTNHSYWNLAGALSGTALHHVAEICADQILKTDKDCIPTGELTDIEGTAWDFATPTALGARIDQVSANSGYDDCYVVRGEAGQLRQAARVVDPQSGRVLEIETTQPGMQLYTANFLPGDGRSNGVGGHEAFCLETQRYPNTPNVDSFPSTLLKPGEVYKETTIHRFSVER
- a CDS encoding endonuclease/exonuclease/phosphatase family protein; this translates as MRKEHHTSRRLCRKSGVKITAAGITATGIVAAATVAARIATARIATAGITAARITAARITAARITAAGIVAAAIVAAAIATAPEATQAEDLRVVQEQATETFDQPRVRFATFNVSLYGKRAGEVEERLKTGNDRQANQLAKIIQSVRPDVLLINEIDYDEDGKLLDRFADQYLAVANQNLEPIEYRYRYSVPTNTGLSSDHDIDGDAKINLPNDAWGFGLYEGQYAMAVLSRYEIDRDSIRSFQKFRWSEMPAAMKPVDPKTGENHYSDRVWNLLRLSSKNHVDVPIRIGDHTIHLLASHPTPPVFDGAEDRNGCRNHDEIRFWSDYVDKTTPDYHVDDVGKQGGLSSDQSFVIAGDLNSDPQQGDSRQSGITRLLGLSTLTDPEPKQGMFDRDGRFAETQPPASTTAAFGKNGGMRVDYVLPSRSLRVVDSGVFWPASTSGAASWLSASDHRLVWIDVLMP